A genomic window from Candidatus Denitrolinea symbiosum includes:
- a CDS encoding arginase family protein: MTLEGTHGLWGDLHVPDAAPAQADFTVLGIPFDGLASARKGAALAPERIRFWSRHVTPFSEDRTRLAGLVVRDAGDFPVADPASDFPKAAEVVAGLSNIPIFLGGDHSVTIPIFQGQRQRFAGKRLGLLWVDAHPDLCDDFDGSRLSHACVLRRGLEFGIDQQDVCLVGLRSWEEQEIDLIERGQMHVYTAADVAELGMKSVAADVRKILARCDAVHVSLDIDCLDPSAAPGTGIPEFGGLSSREALTLIQSLQGLPLVGLDVVEVAPPLDPSEATVFAALKIIMEFIAVVARGRAAFSG, from the coding sequence ATGACTCTCGAAGGCACACACGGACTGTGGGGCGACTTGCACGTCCCGGACGCGGCGCCCGCCCAGGCCGACTTCACCGTGTTGGGGATTCCCTTCGACGGCCTCGCCAGCGCGCGCAAGGGCGCGGCCCTCGCCCCCGAGCGCATCCGCTTCTGGTCGCGGCACGTGACGCCGTTCAGCGAGGACCGCACGCGCCTCGCCGGACTCGTCGTCCGCGACGCGGGCGACTTCCCCGTCGCCGACCCCGCCTCCGACTTCCCCAAAGCGGCCGAGGTCGTCGCGGGCCTCTCCAACATCCCGATCTTCCTCGGCGGAGACCATTCCGTCACAATTCCCATCTTTCAGGGACAGCGCCAGCGCTTCGCGGGGAAACGCCTCGGCCTGCTGTGGGTGGACGCGCATCCCGACCTGTGCGACGACTTCGACGGCTCGCGGCTCTCGCATGCCTGCGTCCTGCGCCGCGGCCTGGAATTTGGAATTGACCAGCAGGACGTCTGCCTCGTCGGATTGCGTTCGTGGGAGGAGCAGGAGATCGACCTGATCGAGCGCGGACAGATGCACGTCTACACCGCGGCCGATGTGGCCGAACTCGGCATGAAGTCGGTGGCGGCTGACGTGCGGAAGATCCTGGCGCGCTGCGACGCGGTCCACGTCTCGCTCGACATTGACTGCCTCGACCCGTCCGCCGCGCCGGGGACGGGCATCCCCGAATTCGGCGGCCTCTCCAGCCGCGAGGCGCTGACGTTGATCCAATCGTTGCAGGGACTGCCGCTCGTCGGCCTGGACGTGGTCGAGGTCGCGCCGCCGCTCGATCCCTCCGAAGCGACCGTCTTCGCCGCGCTCAAGATCATCATGGAGTTCATCGCCGTCGTGGCGCGAGGCCGCGCGGCGTTCAGCGGTTGA
- a CDS encoding lysine 2,3-aminomutase: MPTPFVSKRASIYADVPDEKWNDWRWQLSHRLNNAEEIGKIIPLTESERKALQTQGLFRVDVTPYFISLIDPDNPDDPIRRQIIPRSEELQSFTAMMEDSLAEDRHSPVPGLVHRYPDRVLMLVTTQCASYCRYCTRSRIVGDPGQTFSQAEFDMQIEYLKRTPQVRDVLLSGGDPLVLAPKILEQILTRLREIPHIEIIRIGSRVPVFMPMRVTQELCDMLARFHPLWINIHVNHANEISLELEQACDRLTKAGIPLGNQSVLLAGVNDNVHIQRDLVQKLVRIRVRPYYLYQCDLVEGAGHFRTPVAKGIEIMEGLRGHTSGYAVPQYIIDAPGGGGKIPVMPNYLLSMSDHKVILRNYEGYVTTYEEPTDYLPEKAAKFKGLKRPEPGQAGIHGMLEGDVMFIKPEGFDQIHDRGGIQHRLKDEKKWVPLGIGAGEDADKKSSQKETDE, from the coding sequence ATGCCCACCCCTTTCGTTTCCAAACGCGCGTCCATCTATGCCGACGTTCCCGATGAAAAATGGAACGATTGGCGCTGGCAGCTCAGCCACCGCCTGAATAACGCCGAAGAAATCGGAAAGATCATCCCGCTGACCGAATCGGAGCGCAAGGCGCTCCAGACCCAGGGACTCTTCCGCGTGGACGTGACGCCCTACTTTATCTCGTTGATCGACCCGGACAACCCCGACGACCCGATCCGGCGGCAGATCATCCCGCGCTCGGAAGAACTGCAATCGTTCACCGCCATGATGGAGGACTCGCTCGCCGAAGACCGCCACTCCCCCGTGCCGGGGCTGGTCCACCGCTATCCCGACCGGGTGCTGATGCTCGTGACGACGCAGTGCGCGTCGTACTGCCGTTATTGCACGCGCTCGCGCATCGTCGGCGATCCCGGCCAGACCTTCTCGCAAGCCGAGTTCGACATGCAGATCGAGTATCTCAAGCGCACGCCGCAGGTGCGCGACGTGCTGCTTTCGGGCGGCGACCCGCTGGTGCTGGCGCCGAAGATCCTCGAGCAGATTCTCACCCGCCTGCGCGAGATCCCGCACATCGAGATCATCCGCATCGGAAGCCGCGTGCCGGTCTTCATGCCGATGCGCGTCACGCAGGAACTCTGCGACATGCTCGCCCGCTTCCACCCGCTGTGGATCAACATCCACGTGAACCACGCGAACGAGATCAGCCTGGAACTCGAACAGGCCTGCGACCGTTTAACGAAGGCAGGCATCCCGCTCGGCAACCAGTCGGTGCTGCTGGCGGGCGTGAACGACAACGTCCACATCCAGCGCGACCTGGTGCAGAAACTGGTCCGCATCCGCGTGCGCCCGTACTACCTCTATCAATGCGACCTCGTCGAAGGCGCAGGACATTTCCGCACGCCGGTGGCGAAAGGCATCGAGATCATGGAAGGCCTGCGCGGACACACTTCGGGCTACGCGGTGCCGCAATACATCATCGACGCGCCGGGCGGCGGCGGCAAGATCCCCGTCATGCCAAACTACCTGCTGAGCATGTCGGACCACAAAGTGATCCTCCGCAACTACGAAGGCTACGTCACCACCTACGAGGAGCCGACCGATTACCTCCCGGAGAAGGCCGCCAAATTCAAGGGACTCAAACGTCCCGAACCCGGACAGGCCGGCATCCACGGGATGCTGGAAGGCGACGTGATGTTCATCAAACCCGAAGGATTCGACCAGATCCACGACCGCGGCGGAATCCAACACCGCCTGAAGGACGAGAAAAAATGGGTCCCGCTCGGCATCGGCGCCGGTGAGGACGCCGACAAAAAGAGCAGTCAGAAGGAGACAGACGAATGA
- a CDS encoding phenylalanine--tRNA ligase subunit beta: MKLPISWLKDFVDIDSLSVEDIARTFTFGGLEVEEIRYAGLPMPKDDAASHEFKTSGISWDRDKIVVAEIREVKPHPNADRLTLLDLFDGTQEQVVLTGAPNIFHLKGTGRLPKPIKVAYAKEGATIYDGHAEGLVLTTLKRAKIRGVESYSMVCSEKELGISEEHEGIILLDDDAPVGTPLVDYMGDAVLEVKINPNMARNANVYGLARELAAMTYRPLRNTQYAISKPGAEPTPDFATIEITDPQLNPRFVLGLARGVEIKPSPYWAQRRLRLAGVRPISNVVDATNYAMLELGEPLHAFDYDVLKERADKKQVKIITRAARDGEKLVTLDGVERKLSPMNVLVCDTEGPLSIAGVMGGAESEVSDKTKTILLEGAAWNFINIRRTAREHNLPSEASFRFSRGVHPALAETGVRRGLHLMAEWSGGKIEAGLVDNYPLPPKESVVEISPRDVKRILGIELSAKEIAALLERLEFKCEITQHATRNIAEHPRGTESDSIIRVTTPPYRLDIGEGVIGVADLMEEVARLYGVERIPETRLADPLPPQVGNPAFEWDERVRDLLVRLGLQEVVTYRMTSPEREGRLAAHDEYARVANPITPERNVLRRSLLASVLEAAEKNARAESLELFEIGPVFEPVKDDLPRELPRLAIVMTGLRTASAWDVKDSPALDFYDLKGRLELLWAGLGFKDVSYAPTSSVPYLHPGKAAQAIVNGKVVGAFGELHPLTKDRYEVGASPVLAAELDIEILRSLSPAYGIVPVAEFPPVYEDIAVIVDESVAAARVEGLIRQTGGRSVSAVRLFDVYRDEKIGANKKSLAYSLTYQSPDKTMTDAEAAQIRNRIVKRLEHEVGARLRS; this comes from the coding sequence ATGAAATTACCTATTTCATGGCTTAAAGACTTTGTCGATATTGATAGCCTTTCAGTAGAGGACATCGCGCGTACATTCACCTTTGGCGGACTCGAAGTGGAGGAGATCCGCTACGCGGGACTTCCCATGCCGAAGGATGACGCCGCTTCGCACGAGTTCAAGACGAGCGGCATTTCGTGGGACCGCGACAAGATCGTCGTGGCCGAGATACGCGAAGTGAAGCCGCATCCCAACGCGGACCGGTTGACGCTCCTCGACCTCTTCGACGGGACGCAGGAACAGGTCGTGTTGACCGGCGCGCCGAACATCTTCCACCTGAAAGGGACGGGCAGACTTCCCAAGCCGATCAAGGTCGCATACGCGAAGGAAGGCGCGACCATCTACGACGGTCATGCCGAGGGACTCGTCCTGACCACCCTCAAGCGCGCCAAGATCCGCGGCGTGGAGTCGTACTCGATGGTCTGTTCGGAGAAGGAACTCGGCATCAGCGAGGAACACGAGGGCATCATCCTGCTCGACGACGACGCGCCAGTCGGGACTCCGCTCGTGGATTACATGGGCGACGCGGTCCTCGAAGTGAAGATCAACCCGAACATGGCGCGCAACGCGAATGTTTATGGTCTCGCGCGAGAGTTGGCCGCCATGACGTACCGCCCGTTACGCAATACGCAATACGCAATATCGAAGCCAGGCGCTGAGCCGACCCCCGACTTCGCCACCATCGAGATCACCGATCCGCAGTTGAATCCCCGCTTTGTGCTGGGACTGGCGCGCGGCGTGGAGATCAAGCCGAGTCCCTACTGGGCGCAGAGACGGCTCAGGCTGGCGGGTGTGCGTCCCATCAGCAACGTCGTGGACGCGACCAACTACGCCATGCTCGAACTCGGCGAACCGTTGCACGCGTTCGATTACGATGTGCTGAAAGAACGCGCCGACAAAAAACAAGTCAAAATCATCACCCGCGCCGCGCGAGACGGCGAAAAACTCGTCACGCTCGACGGCGTGGAGCGGAAACTTTCCCCGATGAACGTCCTCGTCTGCGACACGGAGGGGCCGCTCTCCATCGCGGGCGTGATGGGCGGCGCGGAGAGCGAAGTCTCCGACAAGACCAAAACCATCCTGCTCGAAGGCGCGGCCTGGAACTTCATCAATATCCGCCGCACGGCGCGCGAACACAACCTGCCCTCCGAAGCATCGTTCCGATTCTCGCGCGGCGTCCATCCCGCGCTCGCAGAGACAGGCGTCCGCCGCGGCTTGCATCTCATGGCCGAGTGGTCGGGCGGAAAGATCGAAGCGGGCCTCGTGGATAACTATCCGCTTCCGCCGAAAGAGTCCGTCGTCGAGATCTCCCCGCGCGACGTGAAACGCATCCTCGGCATCGAACTTTCCGCGAAGGAAATCGCGGCGCTTCTCGAACGCCTCGAATTCAAATGTGAAATTACGCAACACGCAACACGCAATATCGCGGAGCATCCCCGTGGGACAGAATCAGACTCCATAATTCGCGTTACAACTCCCCCCTATCGCCTCGACATTGGCGAGGGCGTGATCGGCGTCGCCGACCTGATGGAGGAAGTCGCGCGCCTGTACGGCGTGGAACGCATCCCCGAAACGCGTCTCGCCGACCCGCTCCCGCCGCAGGTGGGCAACCCCGCCTTCGAATGGGACGAGCGCGTCCGCGACCTCCTCGTCCGTCTCGGCTTGCAGGAGGTCGTCACCTATCGCATGACCTCGCCCGAGCGCGAAGGCCGCCTCGCCGCGCACGACGAATACGCGCGCGTCGCCAATCCCATCACGCCCGAACGTAACGTGCTGCGCCGCAGCCTGCTGGCCTCCGTCCTCGAGGCCGCGGAGAAAAACGCCCGCGCCGAATCGCTCGAACTCTTCGAGATCGGCCCGGTCTTCGAGCCTGTCAAAGACGACCTGCCGCGCGAGTTGCCGCGTCTCGCCATCGTGATGACCGGCCTGCGGACCGCGTCCGCGTGGGACGTGAAGGACTCCCCCGCGCTGGATTTCTACGACCTGAAAGGCCGCCTCGAACTCCTTTGGGCCGGACTCGGTTTCAAGGACGTTTCCTACGCCCCGACCTCGTCCGTCCCCTACCTGCACCCGGGCAAAGCCGCGCAAGCGATCGTGAACGGAAAAGTCGTCGGCGCGTTCGGCGAACTGCATCCGCTGACGAAGGATCGCTACGAAGTGGGCGCGTCCCCCGTCCTCGCGGCGGAGTTGGATATCGAGATCCTACGTTCATTGAGTCCCGCGTATGGAATCGTCCCCGTCGCGGAGTTTCCGCCGGTCTACGAAGACATCGCCGTCATCGTGGACGAATCGGTGGCCGCGGCGCGCGTCGAAGGCCTCATCCGCCAGACGGGAGGGCGAAGCGTGTCCGCCGTCCGCCTGTTCGATGTCTATCGCGATGAGAAGATCGGCGCGAACAAGAAGTCGCTGGCGTATAGTCTGACGTATCAGTCGCCCGATAAAACGATGACCGACGCGGAGGCGGCCCAGATCCGCAACCGCATTGTGAAGCGGCTCGAACACGAGGTCGGCGCGCGGCTGCGCAGTTAG
- a CDS encoding phenylalanine--tRNA ligase subunit alpha: MDQLNDIESSALESLASVSTEAALQAWKTAHLGRSSRLMQVFAGLGKLSKEEKPAVGAAANRVKVALETALAARETEIKAAALAKSLEEDALDVTLPGRTLHVGRLHPSTQQLRRVLDILKEMGFQVYTSREVETDEMNFQLLNFPLHHPARDMQDSFYVESEGRGDNPILLRTHTSPGQIRAMREFAATNPQNPPPIRIALPGMCFRYEQVTSRSEMQFNQVEGLAVGENITFADLKGTLSDFARRMFGQNARTRFRSDHFPFTEPSAEMDVECFVCGGKGCPVCKRSGWLEILGCGMVHPVVLQNGGYDPKRYSGFAWGMGPERQLMLRYKIDDIRYFWSNDIRFLGQF, from the coding sequence ATGGATCAATTGAACGACATCGAATCGTCCGCGCTGGAATCCCTCGCGTCGGTCTCGACGGAGGCGGCGTTGCAGGCGTGGAAGACCGCCCACCTCGGACGGAGTTCGCGGCTGATGCAGGTCTTCGCGGGGTTGGGGAAACTCTCGAAGGAGGAGAAGCCCGCAGTCGGCGCGGCGGCGAACCGGGTCAAAGTCGCGCTCGAGACGGCGCTCGCGGCGCGCGAGACGGAGATCAAGGCCGCGGCGCTGGCAAAGTCGCTCGAGGAGGACGCGCTCGACGTCACATTGCCGGGGCGGACGCTCCACGTCGGACGCCTGCATCCGTCCACACAGCAACTGCGCCGCGTGCTGGACATCCTGAAAGAAATGGGATTCCAGGTCTACACCTCGCGCGAGGTCGAGACGGACGAGATGAATTTCCAACTGCTGAACTTCCCGCTGCACCATCCCGCCCGCGATATGCAGGACTCGTTCTACGTGGAGAGCGAGGGACGCGGCGATAATCCGATCCTGCTGCGGACGCACACTTCGCCGGGACAGATCCGCGCCATGCGCGAGTTCGCGGCGACGAATCCGCAAAATCCGCCGCCGATTCGCATCGCGCTGCCGGGGATGTGTTTCCGTTACGAGCAGGTGACCTCGCGCTCGGAGATGCAGTTCAACCAGGTGGAGGGACTCGCCGTGGGCGAGAACATCACCTTCGCCGACCTGAAAGGGACGCTGAGCGATTTCGCGCGGCGCATGTTCGGACAGAACGCCCGCACGCGCTTCCGCTCCGATCATTTTCCGTTCACCGAGCCTTCCGCCGAAATGGACGTGGAGTGTTTCGTCTGCGGCGGGAAGGGATGCCCGGTCTGCAAACGTTCGGGCTGGCTGGAGATTCTTGGCTGCGGCATGGTGCATCCCGTCGTGCTGCAAAACGGCGGCTACGACCCGAAGCGTTATTCTGGTTTCGCCTGGGGCATGGGTCCAGAAAGGCAACTCATGTTGCGTTACAAGATTGACGATATTCGCTACTTCTGGAGTAACGATATTCGTTTCCTGGGTCAGTTCTAA